In the genome of Pseudomonadota bacterium, one region contains:
- a CDS encoding diphthine--ammonia ligase, translated as MKTFCSWSGGKDSALAFYEATRSGIEITHLLNMATENGEHSRTHGLTSGLLASQSEAINISLLQQKASWDTYEKEFKKALSIIKDGDALRGVFGDIDMIEHRDWVERVCLESGVEPILPLWLKDREEILISFIDAGFKAIVVATDERYLGEEWLGREINRAFIHDLKALNNVDLCGEKGEYHTFVYDGPIFKKPVEFNVVRKILMDSYRILELAPKDGGAADK; from the coding sequence ATGAAAACATTTTGTTCATGGAGCGGTGGAAAAGACAGTGCTCTGGCATTCTATGAGGCAACCAGATCAGGTATAGAAATTACTCATTTACTCAATATGGCAACGGAAAACGGTGAGCATTCACGCACTCATGGTCTTACATCAGGTCTTCTCGCCTCTCAATCTGAAGCAATCAATATCAGTCTGTTACAACAAAAGGCATCCTGGGATACCTATGAAAAAGAATTCAAGAAAGCTCTTTCAATCATCAAAGACGGAGATGCACTTAGAGGAGTCTTCGGGGATATTGACATGATAGAACATAGAGACTGGGTGGAACGGGTATGTCTGGAGTCAGGAGTGGAACCCATACTTCCACTTTGGTTGAAAGACAGGGAGGAAATCCTTATCAGCTTTATTGATGCAGGGTTTAAGGCCATAGTTGTAGCAACGGATGAACGATACTTAGGCGAAGAATGGCTCGGAAGGGAGATAAACAGGGCTTTTATACATGATTTAAAAGCATTAAATAATGTCGATCTCTGTGGAGAAAAAGGAGAATATCATACTTTTGTTTATGATGGCCCAATTTTTAAAAAACCTGTAGAATTCAACGTAGTAAGAAAGATATTAATGGATTCATACCGGATTCTGGAACTTGCGCCCAAAGATGGAGGAGCGGCTGACAAGTAA